From the genome of Oryza glaberrima chromosome 1, OglaRS2, whole genome shotgun sequence:
taatatgattaaaatagcatttacccgttgcaacgtactggtattttttctagttaatataaagagtCACACTGATTGCTTACTCCGACAACCTCTCTATTTAACCTTCTTTAAAATAACAACGGACCCGTATGTCAGCCCCTGCTCCTCCTCttatttctctcttccttcctctctgTTGCCCAACAAACGAACATCATGAGGAGCCGATGCGGAGGCAGCACGGGGAGGGGCCGAAGGCGGGACGGCGGTGGAAATAGGCGATGGGAGTCCTCTTGCACAGACTGCAGCACGACAAGCCACTCAATGTCGTGGATGACGTCATTGGGGCGCACTATCGTAGTCGATGAAGGCGGGTGGCACTGGAGAGTGCAAGATAGACGGACAGCACCACAGGTGAAGCGGGAGGCACTGGGGAGGGGCCGGTGGGGAAAGTGGATGGGTGGCAGGATCCGCTTAGTTAGCAATGATGGCTCGGGAGGTGGTGTTAGCAACGACGGTGGTGCTAGGTAGAGGCGACAACTGCAGGAGCAGCGGGACAAGGTGTTATAGTGTCATGGTGACGAAAAACAAGCAACGATGATCTTGTCTTTGGATAGTGGCGACACTTACCTCGGACAGACAACAATGCATCGACGGATGGTGGCCTTCCAGACGACGCACAAACGGTGATGGTGCACAACCATGGGCACCGACGCTTGTGGGGAGTGCATGGatgggagagagatgggggaaACCGGCGCAAGCCCATTTTCGGCAAGCCAACTTGACTGTCAAGTTTGGCGAGCAGACTAGTTTGGTTAGCTGGATGGCTTGGCAAGTCAGctggataggttgttggatcaCAATTTTTTCGCTAGAATTGTAAAATTTTAGCTTGGAGAGTTATTTGGAGTGGCTCTTTGAGTATCTCTAATAGTCCTAATTTTGACTCTTAATAATGTTTGATTGGAGCCATAAAAATTATTAAGCCACATGCATGTTGTAAAGTCCAATGGAACCCATCAAAGATCTAGCTAGCTCACGTGAGGCAAATACACAGGCACCACCGTCCCATGTTCTTGTCAACGAAATCAAGTCTTATTTACTCCAAACGATGAACATGACAAAACAGAAAGACAAAAAAGGGGAAGCAAGAACTACAAGTACAACTTTGATCTCAACGTGTCAATCAGAACCCAAGAAGCTTCTTGCACGCCTTGAAGATCCGCCCTTTCTTCTTCGTGATCTTCTCCTTCTTTCCCGTCGCATGATCCTGCTCTTCCCTCCGTTTTTGCTCCCCATCCTGGAACGCCGCCTGCTCCTGATGCTCGCcagccgcgtcgtcgccgtccatgTCGTCGTGGATCCTCCAGTACCCATCCGCGAAGCTGGACGGCTGCCTCCTCATGGAGAACGCCCTCCGCACC
Proteins encoded in this window:
- the LOC127759447 gene encoding uncharacterized protein LOC127759447, with amino-acid sequence MVNGYCNLTSSPPVASGAVEAETKWEGVAVGAATLVRNFSSASQRFRPVERSRSTAGGNGGGLQAVVRRAFSMRRQPSSFADGYWRIHDDMDGDDAAGEHQEQAAFQDGEQKRREEQDHATGKKEKITKKKGRIFKACKKLLGF